In the genome of Hymenobacter taeanensis, one region contains:
- a CDS encoding ABC transporter ATP-binding protein — protein sequence MARSDSFFSTISAKKPRPDGKPALSVQERFSALKNLPEFLRLVWQTSPALTLGNIGLRLLRAALPVAMLYIGQLILDTVVQLSRQPAPDRVLAPVMGLVALEFGLAILSDALGRGVALLDSLLGDLFANQTSVRLMEHAAELDLDQFEDSVFYDKLERARRQTLSRTVLMAQVLSQAQDFITMGFLAVGLTAFNPWLLLLLLVAVVPAFLGESHFNERSYSLVHGWTPERRELDYLRQTGASDETAKEVKIFGLSGFLIDRFRTLSDEFYQKNKDLVIRRAGWGTFFAAVGAGGYYAAYVYIISQAVYGRVSIGQLTFLAGSFGRMRGLLEGILSRFSSVAEGALYLQDFFDFFHLQPRIRRDDTQPVRPFPHPIRQGFTFENVGFKYRNAEKWALRNLNFTLQAGEKLALVGENGAGKTTLVKLLSRLYDPTEGRILLDGYDLREYDPAELRQEIGVIFQDFVRFQLPAGQNLAVGRIEQKDNRPRIEQAAAQSLADSVIAKLPQGYDQMIGRRFNGGVDLSGGEWQKIALGRAYMREAQLLILDEPTAALDARAEYEVFQRFNDLTQGKTAVLISHRFSTVRMANRILVIENGQFVEIGSHEELLGKGGRYAELFQLQAAGYR from the coding sequence ATGGCTCGTTCTGACTCTTTTTTTTCTACAATATCCGCCAAAAAACCGCGGCCCGATGGTAAGCCGGCCCTTTCGGTGCAGGAGCGGTTTTCGGCTTTGAAAAACCTGCCGGAGTTTCTGCGTCTGGTTTGGCAGACCAGCCCGGCCTTAACCCTCGGCAATATAGGTCTACGCCTGCTGCGCGCGGCGTTGCCCGTGGCCATGCTTTACATAGGCCAGCTGATTCTCGACACGGTAGTGCAGCTAAGCCGGCAACCCGCCCCAGACCGGGTATTAGCTCCGGTGATGGGGCTAGTGGCACTGGAGTTTGGTCTGGCAATTCTTTCTGATGCGCTGGGCCGCGGTGTGGCTCTGCTCGACTCGCTGCTGGGCGACCTGTTTGCCAATCAGACTTCCGTGCGCCTGATGGAGCACGCGGCCGAACTCGACCTCGATCAGTTTGAGGATAGCGTATTCTATGATAAGCTGGAGCGCGCCCGCCGCCAGACCCTGTCGCGCACCGTGCTCATGGCCCAGGTGCTCAGTCAGGCCCAGGACTTCATCACCATGGGCTTTTTGGCCGTTGGCCTCACGGCCTTCAACCCGTGGCTGCTGCTGTTGCTGCTGGTGGCGGTGGTGCCGGCTTTCCTCGGCGAATCTCACTTTAATGAGCGTAGCTATTCGCTGGTGCATGGCTGGACGCCGGAACGGCGTGAGCTAGACTACCTACGCCAGACCGGGGCTTCCGATGAAACGGCCAAAGAGGTAAAAATCTTTGGGCTGTCGGGCTTTCTGATTGATAGATTCCGGACCCTCTCAGATGAATTTTACCAGAAGAACAAAGACCTCGTGATTCGTCGGGCGGGCTGGGGTACGTTCTTCGCGGCCGTGGGCGCTGGGGGGTATTATGCTGCCTATGTCTACATCATCAGCCAGGCCGTGTACGGGCGCGTGAGCATTGGCCAGCTAACGTTTCTGGCGGGCTCATTTGGCCGTATGCGGGGTTTGCTGGAAGGCATCCTGAGTCGGTTCAGCTCCGTGGCTGAAGGTGCCCTGTACCTGCAGGACTTTTTCGATTTCTTTCACCTGCAGCCCCGTATCCGGCGCGATGACACGCAGCCGGTGCGCCCATTTCCTCACCCTATTCGGCAGGGTTTTACCTTCGAGAATGTAGGCTTTAAATACCGCAATGCCGAAAAATGGGCCTTGCGTAACCTTAACTTCACGCTGCAGGCTGGCGAGAAGCTGGCGCTGGTAGGTGAGAACGGCGCCGGCAAAACCACCCTCGTGAAGCTGCTTTCCCGCCTCTACGATCCCACTGAAGGCCGAATCCTGCTCGATGGCTACGACCTGCGTGAGTACGACCCCGCCGAACTGCGCCAGGAAATTGGCGTTATCTTCCAGGACTTTGTACGCTTCCAGCTTCCAGCTGGCCAAAACCTGGCTGTTGGTCGCATTGAGCAGAAAGACAACCGTCCGCGCATTGAGCAAGCAGCAGCCCAAAGTCTCGCCGACTCCGTAATTGCCAAGCTACCTCAGGGCTACGACCAAATGATTGGCCGGCGCTTCAATGGGGGCGTTGACCTGAGCGGGGGCGAGTGGCAGAAGATTGCGCTGGGCCGCGCCTATATGCGTGAAGCACAACTGTTGATTCTTGATGAGCCTACTGCTGCCCTCGACGCCCGCGCTGAGTACGAGGTGTTCCAACGCTTCAACGACCTTACCCAGGGCAAAACCGCTGTTCTTATTTCGCACCGGTTCAGCACTGTGCGTATGGCCAACCGGATTCTGGTTATTGAGAACGGGCAATTTGTGGAGATAGGCAGCCACGAAGAACTGCTGGGCAAAGGTGGCCGCTACGCAGAGCTGTTTCAGCTGCAGGCTGCTGGATACCGTTAA
- a CDS encoding XdhC family protein translates to MLITPEPYTSPATPRDLPVWQHAAANLRAGVPVALLCVLASEGSSPGRQGFKMSVTATETVGSIGGGVMEHKFVELARTRLLDPQPRPLLRPQIHRKDSPTDRSGMICSGEQWVLFLPLSLPDLPAVVACEEALSKHTGGLLALSGATGLRVLPVPPGTPRYRFQAGEQWQYQERLGFASRATIIGAGHVSLALCRVLAALDFELTVLDDRPDLPTLLANPFPHHKRTVAYEAIAAEIPEGPDEYVLIMTVGYRSDLVVLRQLLGHQVRYLGALGSQAKITELLGTLRSEGTPEQQLARISAPIGLPIHSRTPEEIAISIAAELIRVRNTK, encoded by the coding sequence ATGTTAATTACTCCTGAGCCTTACACCTCTCCCGCCACACCGCGCGACTTACCTGTTTGGCAGCACGCGGCCGCCAACTTGCGGGCCGGAGTGCCGGTAGCGCTGCTGTGCGTGCTGGCCAGCGAGGGCAGCAGCCCGGGCCGGCAGGGCTTTAAGATGAGCGTAACGGCTACTGAAACGGTCGGCTCTATCGGGGGCGGCGTTATGGAGCACAAGTTTGTGGAACTGGCCCGCACCCGCTTACTTGACCCGCAGCCCAGGCCACTCCTGCGCCCACAAATCCATCGTAAAGACTCCCCCACCGACCGCTCCGGCATGATTTGCTCGGGTGAGCAATGGGTGCTGTTCCTGCCCTTATCCCTGCCTGACCTGCCCGCGGTGGTGGCGTGCGAAGAGGCCCTGAGCAAGCACACGGGCGGGTTACTGGCCTTGTCGGGGGCTACTGGCTTACGGGTGCTGCCGGTACCGCCAGGCACGCCGCGGTACCGCTTTCAGGCCGGAGAGCAGTGGCAGTATCAGGAACGGCTGGGCTTTGCCTCCCGGGCTACCATCATTGGGGCGGGCCACGTAAGCCTGGCGCTGTGCCGCGTGCTGGCGGCGTTAGATTTTGAGCTAACGGTTCTTGACGACCGCCCGGACCTACCAACACTCCTAGCTAACCCCTTCCCTCACCACAAGCGCACAGTGGCCTACGAGGCCATAGCCGCCGAAATACCGGAGGGCCCCGACGAGTACGTACTCATCATGACCGTTGGGTACCGCTCCGATCTGGTGGTACTGCGGCAGCTGCTAGGCCACCAGGTCCGGTACTTGGGCGCATTGGGCAGTCAGGCCAAAATCACTGAGCTCTTGGGCACCCTCCGCAGTGAAGGAACCCCAGAGCAGCAGCTGGCCCGCATCTCAGCTCCCATAGGCCTACCAATTCACAGCCGCACCCCTGAGGAAATTGCTATCAGCATAGCTGCGGAGTTGATCCGGGTTAGGAATACGAAGTGA
- a CDS encoding GNAT family N-acetyltransferase, with amino-acid sequence MPVVFRFLPDLPPPGSDWENLLALLTTIFSTIEGRQAAELRYQQARGPVQVWLAEAEGKLVGCKLGYERKPEHYYSWLGGVEPAYRGQGIAAELLRQQHTWCRLQGYQRIRTQTYNQWRAMLLLNLKSGFDIVGTQQGAYGLVIVLEKSVLPTKTAEAQSYASEK; translated from the coding sequence ATGCCCGTTGTTTTCCGTTTTCTGCCCGACCTGCCGCCCCCTGGCTCCGACTGGGAAAACCTGCTGGCGCTGCTCACTACTATTTTCTCCACTATCGAAGGGCGGCAAGCGGCTGAGCTACGCTACCAACAAGCCCGCGGGCCGGTGCAGGTGTGGCTGGCAGAAGCCGAGGGAAAACTGGTGGGGTGCAAGCTAGGCTATGAGCGCAAGCCGGAGCACTATTACAGCTGGCTGGGCGGCGTAGAGCCCGCTTACCGGGGGCAGGGCATTGCTGCCGAGCTACTGCGCCAGCAGCACACCTGGTGTCGGCTGCAAGGCTACCAACGCATTCGTACCCAAACCTACAACCAGTGGCGCGCCATGCTGCTGCTAAACCTAAAATCGGGGTTTGATATTGTAGGAACGCAGCAGGGGGCATACGGCTTAGTTATTGTATTGGAAAAATCAGTGCTGCCAACCAAAACTGCTGAGGCACAAAGTTATGCTAGTGAAAAGTAG
- a CDS encoding DUF3857 domain-containing protein: protein MLAKVTRLGLVGLCMLLSGRVLAQKAAAPPIKFGTVTKTDFDSRPATTDSTAAPAEYLCDYGISKIVGGNGDFKVVFERTARLRIHQKAGYEYATVRIPLYTRDGKQERITSLKGLTYNLTDGRVTQTKLVADPQVAKEKLDKNHVQFSFTMPEVREGSIVEFTYSVTSDFIFNLQDWQFEHDIPVRWSEYRANIPQFYSYKTITRGYLPFAVQESLTVPYSTSYTSASEGLAPGVTSQISGLALQLRWVLKDAPAFREEPFMTTDHDYLRSVHFELAGTNFSGNDYHDVTGKWAALWKILQQDDEFGNAISGAAPLAAEAQVLKARYPDQKARAAAVLALVQRSIKYNDQPAVFVSQPLRRSFERHAGNAADVNLLLVQTLQAAGLEATPLLISTRSHGMVQTDLPVITQFNYVAAHVALPNNTEVLLDATEPSLPFGVLPERCLNGQGCLANAAGRWVSLKSATSYTELWTTRLRLTPQGDLQGNTKLEYAGYAGLQARRQIRQSSPSEYLASLGHRWAEWQPSKLHLINPDSVHKPLAVEMELNFAGPESQPELLYIPLLKSLGAVSNPFKSDDRRYPVNFGMPHEYTSLVTLTLPAGYSVQEMPTSIALNLPDNGGRFLYQVSQSAPETVQLVTRLQLMKDEYTPSEYAALRALHQQATAKCAEMLVVRRK, encoded by the coding sequence ATGCTAGCAAAAGTTACCCGTTTGGGGCTCGTAGGCCTCTGCATGCTATTGAGCGGCCGCGTGTTGGCGCAAAAAGCCGCTGCTCCGCCTATCAAGTTTGGCACGGTTACCAAGACCGATTTTGACTCCCGGCCAGCTACCACCGACAGCACCGCTGCCCCCGCCGAATATCTCTGCGACTATGGCATCAGCAAAATAGTAGGCGGGAATGGCGACTTTAAGGTGGTGTTTGAGCGCACGGCCCGCCTGCGCATTCACCAAAAAGCCGGCTACGAGTACGCTACGGTGCGCATCCCGCTCTATACCCGCGACGGCAAACAGGAGCGTATCACCTCGCTTAAAGGCCTCACTTACAACTTAACCGATGGCCGCGTAACGCAAACCAAGCTGGTAGCCGATCCGCAGGTAGCCAAGGAGAAGCTCGATAAAAACCACGTGCAATTCTCCTTCACCATGCCCGAGGTGCGCGAGGGTTCCATTGTGGAGTTTACCTATAGCGTTACCTCCGATTTCATTTTCAATCTGCAGGACTGGCAGTTTGAGCACGATATTCCGGTGCGTTGGAGCGAATACAGGGCTAACATTCCGCAGTTCTACTCCTATAAAACCATTACCCGCGGCTACTTGCCTTTTGCCGTGCAGGAGTCCTTAACGGTGCCCTACTCTACCAGCTACACCTCCGCCTCTGAAGGGCTGGCGCCAGGCGTAACTTCCCAAATTTCGGGGCTGGCCCTGCAGCTACGCTGGGTACTGAAAGATGCGCCGGCTTTCCGGGAGGAGCCGTTCATGACCACCGACCACGATTATCTGCGGAGCGTGCACTTTGAGCTGGCCGGCACCAACTTCTCGGGCAATGATTACCACGATGTAACTGGCAAGTGGGCTGCTCTCTGGAAAATTCTGCAGCAGGATGATGAGTTTGGCAACGCCATTTCGGGCGCAGCCCCGTTAGCGGCCGAAGCCCAGGTGTTGAAAGCGCGTTACCCCGACCAGAAGGCCCGGGCAGCGGCGGTGTTAGCGCTTGTGCAGCGCAGCATTAAGTACAATGACCAGCCCGCCGTATTTGTGTCGCAGCCGCTACGCCGGAGCTTTGAGCGTCACGCCGGCAACGCCGCCGATGTGAACCTGTTGCTGGTGCAAACGCTGCAGGCCGCAGGCCTGGAGGCCACGCCCCTGCTCATCAGCACCCGCAGCCACGGCATGGTGCAAACCGATTTGCCCGTTATCACGCAGTTTAACTACGTGGCCGCCCACGTAGCCCTGCCCAACAACACCGAGGTGCTGCTGGATGCCACCGAGCCCAGCCTGCCGTTTGGGGTGCTGCCAGAACGCTGCCTCAATGGGCAGGGGTGCCTGGCAAATGCCGCTGGCCGCTGGGTGTCACTTAAGTCAGCTACCTCGTATACTGAGCTCTGGACAACCCGCCTGCGCCTCACGCCCCAGGGTGACCTGCAGGGCAATACCAAGCTGGAGTACGCCGGTTACGCCGGGCTGCAGGCCCGCCGCCAAATCAGGCAGAGCTCACCCAGTGAGTACTTGGCCTCGCTAGGCCACCGGTGGGCAGAGTGGCAGCCCTCTAAGCTGCACCTCATCAACCCCGACTCCGTGCATAAGCCGCTGGCCGTAGAAATGGAGCTGAATTTTGCGGGCCCTGAAAGCCAGCCTGAGCTGCTCTATATCCCGCTGCTGAAATCGTTGGGGGCAGTTTCTAACCCGTTTAAGTCAGATGACCGGCGCTACCCCGTCAATTTTGGGATGCCCCACGAGTACACCTCCCTGGTTACCCTCACGCTGCCCGCCGGCTACTCAGTGCAGGAGATGCCCACCTCAATAGCCCTGAACTTACCTGATAATGGTGGCCGCTTCCTCTACCAGGTGTCGCAGTCGGCCCCCGAAACGGTGCAGCTTGTTACCCGCTTGCAGCTGATGAAGGATGAGTACACTCCCAGCGAATACGCCGCTCTACGCGCGCTGCATCAGCAAGCTACCGCCAAGTGCGCCGAGATGTTGGTAGTACGCCGGAAATAG
- a CDS encoding bifunctional helix-turn-helix transcriptional regulator/GNAT family N-acetyltransferase → MNFFEEVGTAALGSRLRRLNDMMTSQAAEVYSLYHVPFEPRWFPVFYTVASAAGRHIGDIAESIGQTHAAVSQVVKDLAKHELVTVQRAQVDQRRSEVSLTERGAELWTGLQQQTTDVRQATEELLAETRHNLWLALGEMEYALSRQSLASRVKAIRDARVAGEVHILEYQPHYHPDFKRLNVEWIERYFRVEEADLKALNHPDEYILQRGGHILLAEYHGQVVGTCALLRMDDDTFELAKMAVSPTAQGLGIGFRLGEAAIAKAQMLGARRLYLESNTKLAPALQLYHKLGFRKTVAGQPSPYERCNIQMEKILTA, encoded by the coding sequence ATGAATTTCTTCGAGGAAGTGGGTACTGCCGCGCTGGGGAGCAGGCTGCGGCGCCTCAACGACATGATGACCAGTCAGGCTGCGGAAGTATACAGCTTGTACCACGTGCCCTTTGAGCCCCGCTGGTTTCCAGTCTTCTACACGGTGGCATCAGCGGCTGGCCGCCACATTGGTGATATTGCCGAAAGCATCGGCCAGACCCATGCGGCGGTAAGCCAGGTGGTAAAGGACTTAGCAAAGCATGAGCTGGTAACCGTACAGCGCGCTCAAGTGGATCAGCGCCGCAGTGAAGTGTCGCTTACTGAAAGGGGGGCTGAGCTATGGACGGGTCTGCAGCAGCAAACCACCGATGTGCGCCAAGCCACGGAAGAACTACTGGCAGAAACGCGGCATAACCTGTGGCTAGCCCTGGGCGAGATGGAATACGCGTTGTCGCGCCAAAGCCTGGCGAGCCGGGTGAAAGCCATTCGCGATGCTCGCGTGGCCGGAGAGGTACATATTCTCGAGTACCAGCCCCATTACCATCCCGATTTCAAGCGCCTCAACGTGGAATGGATTGAACGCTATTTCCGCGTGGAAGAAGCCGACCTCAAAGCTCTAAACCACCCAGATGAATACATTCTGCAGCGGGGCGGCCACATACTGCTAGCTGAATACCACGGCCAGGTGGTAGGCACCTGCGCCCTCCTGCGCATGGATGACGACACGTTTGAGCTGGCAAAAATGGCCGTTTCGCCCACTGCGCAAGGCCTGGGCATTGGGTTCCGGTTGGGCGAGGCGGCTATTGCCAAAGCTCAAATGCTAGGGGCCCGGCGCCTGTACTTAGAGAGTAATACCAAGCTTGCGCCGGCGTTGCAGCTCTACCACAAGCTCGGATTTCGCAAAACCGTGGCCGGGCAGCCTTCGCCCTATGAGCGGTGTAATATTCAGATGGAGAAAATATTAACTGCCTAA
- a CDS encoding DUF4136 domain-containing protein — protein MSREARVESDYSFSGQFRRYRTYEFVTGDGIASDTSRLGEAVRDAIRTRMKVQGYRPARRRPDLLVNFRLFEGTMRFRGYQQPDFSRWVKTGYADDDETPNEQRQGYSPVRMLLLDGTLLVTLIDNQTNRAVWNGYASGVSVPTGPQGELILRRSVRSIFDQYHVFTEGYLQGNNSGE, from the coding sequence ATGTCTCGGGAGGCTCGTGTAGAGTCTGATTACAGCTTTTCGGGGCAGTTCCGGCGTTACCGCACCTATGAGTTTGTGACCGGCGACGGTATTGCCTCCGACACCAGCCGGCTGGGTGAGGCTGTGCGCGATGCCATTCGTACCCGCATGAAGGTGCAGGGGTATCGCCCAGCCCGGAGGCGCCCCGATCTGCTGGTAAACTTTCGGCTGTTTGAGGGCACCATGCGGTTTCGCGGCTATCAGCAGCCCGATTTCTCCCGCTGGGTAAAAACAGGCTACGCCGATGATGATGAAACCCCCAATGAACAGCGCCAGGGCTATAGCCCCGTCCGGATGCTACTACTTGATGGTACCCTGCTGGTAACCCTCATCGATAACCAAACCAACCGGGCCGTCTGGAACGGTTATGCTTCCGGAGTTTCCGTACCCACGGGCCCCCAGGGTGAGCTTATCCTGCGCCGCTCAGTGCGCTCCATCTTCGACCAATACCACGTCTTTACCGAAGGCTACCTGCAAGGCAACAACAGCGGGGAGTAA
- a CDS encoding catalase: MSQEPENHTGSNGHAANGNGTGTAVTGAGTSEDTRTAAGENAQTLTTRQGHPLTNNQNTRTVGNRGPATLENYQFIEKISHFDRERVPERVVHARGAGAHGVFEAYGKVGDEPIEKYTRAKLFNTAGKQTPVFVRFSTVGHGGHSPETLRDPRGFAVKFYTEDGNWDLVGNNLKVFFIRDAMKFPDLIHSQKPDPVHNRQTGERIFDFISNTPEAMHMVSFLFSPWGIPANYRQMQGSGVNTYKWVNKDGEAVLVKYHWEPQQGIKNLTAAEAEAIQAKNFNHATQDLYENIKKGNFPKWELRVQIMSDDEHPELDFDPLDDTKIWPEDQFPHLPVGMMTLNKNPENYFAEVEQSAFGTGVLVDGLDFSDDKMLQGRTFSYSDTQRYRVGTNYLQLPINAPKKHVATNQRDGQMAYHVDSAPGQNLHVNYEPSSLNGLKEAPRSAPDHMPEYKGRLIRQTIDRENNFKQAGERYRLHEDWERDDLISNMVGALADADRKVSDKMVELCTNCDPDWGRRLEEGLKAARAGKTAEGGNQYNESKTSEAAAEAEAIAHDAKPY; the protein is encoded by the coding sequence ATGAGTCAAGAACCAGAAAACCACACCGGATCCAATGGCCATGCCGCCAATGGCAATGGTACAGGTACGGCCGTAACCGGCGCCGGAACCTCTGAGGATACGCGTACCGCCGCTGGTGAAAATGCCCAGACGCTGACCACCCGCCAGGGTCACCCACTCACCAATAACCAGAACACCCGCACCGTGGGCAACCGTGGGCCGGCTACCCTTGAGAACTATCAGTTCATTGAGAAAATCAGCCATTTTGATCGGGAGCGGGTACCAGAACGGGTAGTACACGCCCGTGGAGCCGGCGCCCACGGCGTATTTGAGGCCTACGGCAAGGTAGGCGATGAGCCAATTGAGAAGTACACCCGCGCCAAGCTGTTTAACACCGCGGGCAAGCAAACGCCGGTATTCGTGCGCTTCAGCACGGTAGGCCACGGCGGCCACTCGCCAGAAACCCTGCGCGACCCCCGCGGCTTTGCCGTGAAATTCTACACCGAAGACGGCAACTGGGACCTGGTAGGCAACAACCTGAAGGTGTTCTTTATCCGGGATGCCATGAAGTTCCCAGACCTGATTCACTCGCAGAAGCCCGACCCGGTGCACAACCGCCAGACCGGCGAGCGAATCTTCGACTTTATCTCGAACACGCCGGAAGCCATGCACATGGTGTCGTTCCTGTTCTCGCCCTGGGGCATTCCGGCTAACTATCGCCAGATGCAGGGCTCGGGCGTAAACACGTATAAGTGGGTGAACAAGGACGGTGAAGCCGTGCTGGTGAAATACCACTGGGAACCCCAGCAAGGCATCAAAAACCTAACGGCGGCTGAAGCAGAAGCCATCCAGGCCAAAAACTTTAACCACGCCACCCAAGACCTGTACGAGAACATCAAGAAGGGCAACTTCCCGAAGTGGGAGCTGCGCGTGCAGATTATGAGCGACGACGAGCATCCGGAGCTGGACTTCGACCCGCTTGACGACACCAAAATCTGGCCCGAAGACCAGTTTCCGCACTTGCCCGTGGGCATGATGACCCTGAACAAAAACCCCGAGAACTACTTCGCTGAGGTGGAGCAGTCGGCGTTTGGTACGGGCGTGCTGGTAGATGGCCTCGATTTCTCCGACGACAAGATGTTGCAGGGGCGTACGTTCTCGTACTCCGATACGCAGCGTTACCGGGTAGGCACCAACTATTTGCAGCTGCCCATCAACGCGCCCAAAAAGCACGTGGCTACCAACCAGCGCGACGGCCAGATGGCCTACCACGTTGACTCGGCGCCCGGCCAGAACCTGCACGTGAACTACGAGCCCAGCAGCCTCAACGGCCTGAAGGAAGCTCCTCGCTCGGCCCCCGACCACATGCCCGAGTACAAGGGCCGCCTGATACGGCAGACCATTGACCGCGAAAACAACTTCAAGCAAGCCGGTGAGCGGTACCGTTTGCACGAAGACTGGGAGCGTGACGACCTCATCAGCAACATGGTAGGTGCCCTCGCCGATGCCGACCGTAAGGTGAGCGATAAAATGGTAGAGCTGTGCACCAACTGCGACCCTGATTGGGGCCGCCGCCTGGAAGAAGGCCTGAAAGCTGCCCGCGCCGGCAAAACAGCTGAAGGTGGCAACCAGTACAACGAAAGCAAAACCTCTGAGGCAGCCGCCGAAGCCGAGGCCATTGCTCACGACGCAAAGCCGTACTAG
- a CDS encoding MFS transporter codes for MPSFRSSTYTIGFWLMCLSSFLFFMSFNMLLPELPDHLTRLGGADYKGFIIALFTLTAGLSRPFSGKLADTVGRIPVMVFGSLVCFICGFFYPWATTVTGFLLLRLLHGFSTGFKPTGTAAFIADIIPYERRGEAMGLLGVAGSLGMAAGPAIGGLLAQHFSLNTMFYASSGMALLSLVVQGTMTETLPQAQREKFSWSLLKLDWSEVLEPRVLAPALVTLLCLFPYGAVLTVIPDQSRLLGIENKGLFFTCFTVASLVVRLIAGRTSDTYGRVPVLRWSSGLLVVALGLLSFATTPLLFLTAAVLFGLATGLNSPTLYAWTIDLSHPERRGRAVATMYIALEAGIGLGALLAGWIYTNLSERLPYVHALSASCVLLALAYLLVAVREKPVVA; via the coding sequence ATGCCCTCTTTTCGTTCTTCTACGTATACCATCGGCTTCTGGCTGATGTGCTTGTCGTCGTTTTTGTTCTTCATGAGCTTCAACATGCTCCTGCCAGAACTACCCGACCACCTCACCCGCCTGGGCGGCGCCGACTACAAAGGGTTTATTATTGCCCTCTTTACCCTCACAGCCGGTCTTTCGCGCCCCTTCAGCGGCAAGCTCGCCGACACCGTGGGCCGCATTCCGGTGATGGTATTTGGCTCCCTGGTGTGTTTTATCTGCGGTTTTTTTTATCCCTGGGCCACTACCGTTACCGGGTTCCTGCTGCTGCGCCTGCTGCACGGCTTCAGTACGGGCTTCAAACCTACCGGCACCGCTGCTTTTATTGCTGATATTATCCCGTATGAGCGCCGTGGTGAGGCCATGGGCCTGCTAGGTGTGGCGGGTTCTTTGGGTATGGCGGCCGGCCCCGCCATTGGGGGCCTGCTGGCTCAGCACTTCTCGCTCAATACCATGTTTTATGCTTCTTCGGGTATGGCCCTACTGAGCTTAGTTGTGCAGGGCACCATGACGGAAACCTTGCCCCAGGCCCAGCGCGAGAAATTCAGCTGGAGCTTGCTGAAGCTGGATTGGAGCGAAGTGCTGGAGCCCCGCGTGCTGGCCCCGGCCCTTGTTACGCTGCTGTGTCTCTTCCCGTATGGGGCCGTGCTCACCGTTATTCCCGACCAAAGCCGGCTGCTGGGCATTGAAAACAAGGGGTTGTTTTTCACCTGCTTCACGGTGGCCTCGCTGGTAGTGCGCCTCATAGCGGGTCGTACTTCTGACACGTATGGCCGCGTGCCGGTACTGCGCTGGTCCTCGGGGCTGCTGGTGGTGGCGCTGGGCCTGTTGTCGTTTGCTACTACGCCCTTGCTGTTCCTGACCGCGGCCGTGCTGTTTGGGCTTGCTACTGGCCTCAACTCCCCCACCCTCTACGCCTGGACGATTGACCTGAGCCACCCTGAGCGGCGGGGCCGGGCCGTGGCAACCATGTACATTGCCCTGGAAGCTGGCATAGGTCTGGGGGCCCTGCTAGCCGGTTGGATTTACACCAATCTCTCAGAGCGCCTGCCTTACGTGCATGCCCTGAGTGCCAGCTGCGTGCTGCTGGCCCTGGCCTACCTGTTAGTAGCCGTGCGCGAAAAGCCGGTAGTGGCCTAG